Proteins encoded together in one Armatimonadota bacterium window:
- the rsmD gene encoding 16S rRNA (guanine(966)-N(2))-methyltransferase RsmD: MRIIGGELRGRKLKSLRGHAVRPTSERTREALFDMLGARVVGCRFLDLFAGVGAVGLEALSRGASRVVLVEASDRALRVIRANADLVGGAAEQAPKPLGPGWRSRSDLATRLSVLPGNAATAVRGLASAGAKFDMVFMDPPYRDRRALEGALEEIAREGGILAPGAVVVVEHEARAGPPAASGTLCLEHSRRYGDTALTFYRPRREPHTDAPSAR; this comes from the coding sequence ATGCGCATCATCGGAGGAGAGCTGCGGGGGCGCAAACTGAAGTCGCTGCGCGGGCACGCCGTGCGCCCGACCTCCGAGCGCACGCGCGAGGCGCTGTTCGACATGCTGGGCGCCCGCGTCGTCGGCTGCCGTTTCCTCGATCTCTTCGCCGGCGTGGGGGCGGTGGGGTTGGAGGCGCTGAGCCGCGGCGCATCGCGAGTGGTGCTGGTGGAGGCGAGCGACCGCGCGCTGCGCGTGATCCGGGCGAATGCGGACCTGGTGGGAGGCGCCGCGGAGCAAGCCCCTAAGCCTTTGGGGCCGGGGTGGCGGTCGCGCAGCGACCTAGCCACGCGGCTGAGCGTGCTGCCGGGCAATGCGGCGACAGCAGTACGAGGATTGGCAAGCGCGGGGGCGAAGTTTGACATGGTCTTCATGGATCCGCCCTACCGCGACCGGAGGGCGTTGGAGGGAGCGCTGGAGGAAATAGCGCGCGAAGGTGGAATCTTGGCTCCCGGGGCGGTGGTGGTGGTAGAGCACGAGGCGCGCGCCGGCCCGCCAGCGGCGAGCGGGACTCTGTGCCTCGAGCACAGCCGCCGCTACGGCGACACAGCTCTGACCTTCTATCGGCCGCGGCGCGAACCGCACACCGACGCCCCGAGCGCGCGGTAA